In Pseudomonadales bacterium, the genomic window ACCATCACATTAAGCGAAAACAGTGAGCATCCAGCGTCCATCAACCAACAGCGCCTATGGTTTTTGCAAGAGCTGAATAAAGACAGCTATAACTATAATATGCCCTTGCTACTGCAGTTTACAGATAGCATAGACCTGACAAAACTTAATAGCGCCTTAACCACACTATTAGGCAAGCATGCGCTTCTGCAATGTCATTTTATCGATCAAGCCGGTCAAGCCAGCTTATGCTACCAAAGGCACGAAAAAACAGCGCTGGTAAGCACAGCCGATATACAAGCTTACAGCAATCTGTCAGAACTGAATCAATCGATTGCAGCTTTCAGTCAACAAAGTTTTGATTTAAGCCAGGCGCCATTATTTAAAGTACAGCTTTGGCAAACGCATGATGGCACAATTGATATATTAGGTTTAAACATTCACCATATCATCGCCGATGGCTGGTCTGTTCAGCTTTTACTGGCTGAATTGGCCGAGCTGTATTTTAGCGCTGATAAGCACAGCATTGCCTCGCCTAATGCTGAAAACTGGGTAGATAGCAGTTACTTGCAGTTTGCGCAATGGCAGGCATCAGAGCAATATCAGCAACAATGCATGCAAGAGCTAAACTATTGGCAGCTCTATTTATCAGACGCTAGCAGCAGTTTAAATTTGCCACTCGACAAACCACGGCCGGCTATTTTTAGTGGCAAGGGCGCACGTCATACCTTCAGCTTTGAAGAACATGACAGTGCAGAGATTCGCAGCTTTTGCCAAGGGCAGAATATCAGCTTATTCAGTTTTCTAGCCGCCAGTTATCAACTGCTCTTGTCTCATTATTGTAATCAAGCAGATATCTGTATTGGCTTTCCTGTGCTTGGTCGAGAGCCATCGGCTTCGATGAGCGATGCATACCCAGGTTTAAATCATCAAAGCCTTCAGCAAAGCATCGGGCTATATGTCAATAATGTAGTATTACGCCGTCAATTTAATGCAGAACTGAGCGTTGCTGAGTTTTTACAGCAAAGCCAAACGGATACCGCCAACGCACTTAATAATCAATCCGTAGCCTTTGATAGAATCCTTGAGCATTGCAATATTGAGCGCAGCTTAAGTTATACCCCACTATTACAGGCAAGTTTTTCATTAGAAGAATATGAACTGGGCGCAAGTATTGAACAGCTATTTGGTCAGCAGGCCAAGATGCTGGATAACCATTGGCAGGTGGCTAAATATGACTTGCATCTCAGCTGTTATGCAAATAACAACTCAACGGCGATTACGGCACAGCTTGAATACAACCAAGACTTGTTTTTTTCTAATACTATTAGCCAATTATCCAGGCACTTTAAAGCCTTGACGCTAGCCATTGTTCACGCCGCGAGTAGCGATAAAGTGCAAAGCTTAGACTTTATTACTCAGCATGAACGCCAAGCATTAATCGGTGAGACGGGCTTTAATGCTACCGATTTCGATTACCCACGCTATCAGTACCTTCATGATATTATTGAAGACGTTGTTAGCCAGAGCCCAGAAGCTATCGCGGTAAGCGATGATAATCAGCAATTAAGTTATACGGCATTGAATCAAGCTGCTAATCAGCTGGCGCATTATTTACAGACGCAATTGATAAGCGCAGGCGATGTTATTGCGGTTCAAATGGAACGCAGTGTTGAGCTGTCGGTTGCACTGTTAGCGATATTGAAAACAGGCGCCTGTTATACCCCCCTGCTAACAGATACACCAACCAATCGCCTTAACTTTATTCTCGAAGAAGCAAAGGTTAAGCTGATTATTACCGAGCAGGCACTTGAGCCAAGCAGCATTGCACTTTGCCCTGTAGTTAAATTATCGGAGCTCGATCAATCAGGAGCACTAACATCTTTCAGTGTCGATAAGCCGGTTATCAACAAGCCAGCAGACACCCACCAGACAGGCGCTTTACTGAATATCATTTACACCTCAGGCTCAACGGGTAAACCAAAAGGCGTGATGGTGCCACAGCAAGGCATTATTAATCGCTTGCAATGGATGCAAAAAGCTTATCCATTGGATCAAAACGATATTATTCTGCAAAAAACTCCCTTTAATTTTGATGTCAGTGTGTGGGAATTATTCTGGCCGCTGATGTATGGCGCCTCACTCTATTTTGCCAAACCCGAGATGCACAAAGACCCAGCGTATATCGCTGATACTATTATCGATAAAGGCATTACCACGGTTCACTTTGTACCTTCGATGCTCAACGCCTTTAACCAAGTGGATAATGTAGCGGCGTGTAAAAGCTTAAAACGCGTGATTACTTCCGGTGAAGCTTTACAGCAGCAAGAGGCGCGCGACCTTCTTTCAACATTAAATGTAGAGCTGCATAATCTCTACGGTCCAACTGAAGCCTCGATAGACGTCAGCTTCTACCCTTGCATTGTCAACGAAACGCATAACAGCATTCCGATTGGTAAACCCATCGACAATACGCGACTTTATATACTGAATAAGGCGAAGCAGCTGTTACCAAAAGGGGCAATCGGTGACTTATATATTTCAGGCATTGGCCTTGCCGAAGGTTATCTAAATCGAGATAGCCTTAATCAACAAAGCTTTATTAGCAATCCGTTTAAACTTGCCGGTGATGATGCGCATTTTGATAGGCTTTATAAAACCGGCGATATTGCGCGCATCTTACACGATGAAAATATTGAGTACTTAGGCCGCAGTGATAACCAAATTAAGCTGCGTGGCCTGCGTATAGAGCTTAATGATATCGAAAGTAATTTGCTTAATATTAACGGCATTCAACAAGCCGTGGTGGTGCTGCAAACGATCCATCAAGAAGATCAGTTAGTCGCCTATTATGTTGCCGAAGCATCCAGCGATACAGATGCTGTGATACTCGATGATTCGCAGCTTCGCCAGCAGCTTAAAACACAGCTACCTGAGTATATGTTACCGTTCTGCTTCATTCCGCTTGAGCATTTTCCCTTAAGTGCTAATGGCAAGCTTGATCGTAAACAGTTACCGAGGGCAGAAGATTTAATCAGCACTCAGCCACGCTATGTTGCACCCGAAAACGAAACCGAAACTATCGTTGCCGGCTTCTTTGCTGAACTGCTAGGCATTGAACAAGTTGGCATTCACGACAATTTCTTCCTGTTAGGCGGCCACTCTCTTATCGCGACAAAATTAGCGGCTAAAATTCGCAGACATTTTGACTGCCCATTTGAATTAAAGCTAATTTTTGATCATCCAACCGTGCACGAAATAAGTTTGGCTATTATTGAGCAAACCATGGACATGTTAGGCTTGGACAGCCTTGAAGATTTGGATGACGACGATTTACTCGACCTGCTGGATGACCTATAAACTTAAGCCAGCCTTAAGTAGTTAACACTAAATAATTGCTGCGCATCCAGCCAGCTCTTTTCTAATACGAAGCCGGCCTGCGCTGCCAGAGCAGCAAAATCATCTAGCTTATATTTATAAGAGTTTTCGGTATGAATGGTTTCACCTTTGCTGAAGTGAATGGTTTGACCTGCGACATTAACGACTTGATGACATTCACTGTGCAAATGCATCTCGATACGCTGTAGTTGTTGATTATAAAAAGCCCTATGGCTGAACTTATCCAGCTGAAAATCGGCTTGAGCGATATGGTTAATATTCGCTAGAGCATTAACGTTAAAAGCAGCTGTAATGCCTTGCGCATCATCATAAGCAGGCTCAAGAATGCTTGTTGCTTTATGCAGGTCAACACCAATTAAAAGGCCGCCCTGCTGAGCATCTTTATCCCGTTGATCGCCCTGCAGCCACATTTTCAACATACAAAGAAAGGTCAAGGCCTGCATAGGCTGCATATTGCCAATGGTAGAGCCTGGGTAAAATATCACGCGTTTACCGCTGGGCAAATCATTTGGCATAGCTGGCATATTGGCAAAGTCGGCGCAAATCGCATACACATCTAAATCAGGAAACTGAATAGCTAGCTGTTCTGCCGAGTAATGTAAGAAATCGCTGGCTATATCTAGGCCAACATACGCTTTTGGCTTCACGCTATTGAGCAGCAATTTTACTTTTTCGCTGCTGCCGCTACCGGGTTCAATCATCACACATCCAGCGCCACAGTAGTCTGCAATCTCTGAGGCTTCTCGCATAAGAATACTGCGCTCTGTGCGCGTGGGATAATACTCAGGCAGCCCAGTTATTTTTTCAAA contains:
- the egtD gene encoding L-histidine N(alpha)-methyltransferase translates to MLDTLDSHLVAEALVEQENTELINLSSLGQAISRHANLYFWDCHSATNDDVADILSGLTQQQKTLSPKFFYDTYGSELFEKITGLPEYYPTRTERSILMREASEIADYCGAGCVMIEPGSGSSEKVKLLLNSVKPKAYVGLDIASDFLHYSAEQLAIQFPDLDVYAICADFANMPAMPNDLPSGKRVIFYPGSTIGNMQPMQALTFLCMLKMWLQGDQRDKDAQQGGLLIGVDLHKATSILEPAYDDAQGITAAFNVNALANINHIAQADFQLDKFSHRAFYNQQLQRIEMHLHSECHQVVNVAGQTIHFSKGETIHTENSYKYKLDDFAALAAQAGFVLEKSWLDAQQLFSVNYLRLA